The following is a genomic window from Triplophysa rosa linkage group LG11, Trosa_1v2, whole genome shotgun sequence.
TGTCTTGTATTAACCAGAGGTTTGATTTTACAAGATAAAAAGAAATGTGCTTAAAATAAGATGTGGAGTATATGGTATTAGGTAAATACtattaaatttaataaataattactgAAAAAATTGGAGCAAAGATGTAATGCTTCAGCAATAAAATAAcgctgtttttgttgttaagacgaattgcatattttaaagaatcAACACGCTTTCCTGGTGCTCAGTGATTAAAGcgtggcactagcaatgccaaggtcatgggttcgagcccaggggattgcacatagtcagaaacaaatgtataatacaacgcaatgtaagtcgctttggataaaagcctctgccaaatgcgtaaatgtaaacacgtgtttcctaTCGGGATTCGACATACATTTCCTAAAATAATGTAAAGCGTTTGCCATAATATTTACTTCGATACTGCACTAAAGGAAATTTTCCCTGCCTATAATAAAGCGCTTACgcatcgctctcgcggtacttttaTGTCATTGGCCGATCATTCAGCCCAGCGTCGCGAACACACCTAATGACGTCAGTAATTTTCCTGTCAGCTGATGCTGTGGGTGTGTTCAGGTCGCTGATGTAAACATAAAGGACCATTTTGATCAGAGAAATCTCGAAGCCAGGCCATAGTAAGCCCTCAGAGCTTGTATGATACCACATATGCAACGCTTTAAATAACATTTGCGCCATGGACTTCTATATCAATGTGAAAGTGAATTTCCGGGGGAATGCGAAGAGTTTTTTGCTGTCTGGCTCAGAGACGAAGAGTtgggagtcaatggaggccatGGTAAGCAGCAGAGGATGAGGTGATGTCAGTCCGATTACTCACCTTGATGCCGCAAAGCTTTTCTTTCTCAAGTCCGATCCGATTGAAATATAATTATACTGTATCTATTTTGACATTAATTATTTGGCATGAGCTGTCATAGATGTGAGCTGTATGCTAACGTGTTTCTGAAATCGCGCGAATTAAAAACCAGCCATGTTGACATGGTATCATTAGTTATAGTACATTATGTTTTGCCTTCAGTCTTATAGGTTATTTTTACTAACCCGTTTTGGCTCTCCAGGTAGACGAAGCACCTGTCACGTCTTGATCCCAGCCCTTGGGATCAGACTGCGTTTCGAAACCTATAAAGCACTCTTACTAGACAACATATTTATCTATCACAGACGTGTGGATACTCAATAATGGCGTCCGGActtcatgttgtttttattctggTCTGCGCCGTGTTAATGTCATGTAACGCTGTTATAAAACCGTATTGCGACATGGGTTCAGTAAACGATACGGTTGCGACAGATGGCTAAACAGAAAGACATTGTATCAAAGTGTCATGCTTCACAAAGTGGGTTTTGACTTTCGGTATTGTTTCTTAGGTGAAGAGGTCTTTCGGCCTGTGTCATTTACAGTTGACCTATTTCGATGAGGAAAATGAAGAGGTGagcgtgaacaaacaaactacaTTTCTGAAGCTTTTCTGTATTCCTAAAAAACAATAGGGGGTTTCAAAATACTAGtgtttattatcattatcaatgtcaattttgttaaatatttctGTAATCTTTTTTCTAACTGTCTGTTTTAGGTCTCACTTAACAGTCAATGTaagtataaatgtttatacCAGTCAATTTTCAAAAAAACATAAGGCAAAATGGGCTGTATTAAAGTATATACGTGaacttttattttcttattttcagTGGAATATGAAGAGGCCCTGAAGGTAAAAAAAGTATTGCTTTGCTTAGTATTCACATtccatttacattcattcatttagcagctgtttttatccaaagctatttaaaggggtcatatgacacggctaaaacgaatattctcgtttgttttagatgtaatttaatgtgtatacactatttaatgtttaaaaacgctgtattttccacataccgtgcatgtttgtatctcctctttgccccgcctctctgaaacgcggggaatctttacaaagctcatcgctctgataagcgaggtgtgctatgattggccagttaaccagtgcatagtgattggtcgaatactgcaagcgtgtgacggaaatgtaacaccaattatcatatttggaacattttgAAACATGTTGCTTTTAAAGTCAACAATATACAAAAACAGTGTACAAAGCTTATGTCTGCTGGTTATAACCCGTTAAGAGTGATCCTTTGGTTGATTACAGCCTGTTTTGTgtgtaataaattaaaattcCCATTGTTTTAGAATCAGCAAATGCAGATATCCGCTCCATTGAGCATATGTAACactgctttttattttaatgaatggcTTTGATAAAATGTGAGATCTCACTGGCATTTTTGTCTGAACCCGTAGGGTGCTGCACGTCAGGGGAACAGACTACAAATGAATGTGTATGAAACGAGGGGCAGCACAGCCAGGGTGCCCGGACCAGGTCCACCACCAGGGTCAGGGGTGGGTTTGGGGCATGTGAAACCCGGCAGTGTTGGAGAACCCAAGAAAGGATTTAGGCCTCCTCAGTACTGCCCTACTTTGGCACAAGTGGTGAGTCGCAAAGTTCAGGCTGCAGTCCCAGAGGAAGGATTGGTAAGATTTCATAACCCAGTAGTTTTGCACAAACACTGATGTAGCCACTGTTGTTCACTATTGTTGCTTTTAAgttgttacattttataatattttatttttgagtagTTAACAAACATaccgtaaatgtgtcctattgCATGACAGCAAAATTGAGatgctattttatattgtaaatagtaattattaaataattaatcatataaataaaatataaataaatagtttgttttcaaaatctttgctgtcacaccataagaCACATGTATTTGTCACCTACCCATTTATTTCCTGATGTTAAACTTGAGTTATCACTAGAACGTGAAAATACATTCtatttaaacaaacaagaaGTAATCTGACTATTCTGACTACAGCAAGTAAATAAATGTACCATATTTTGTattaatttgtcattttaattttgtaattgtATTTAAAGGTGCTTGTTAATGAAGCTAAAGGTGGAAAGGTGGAAGATAAGACGCCCCCAGCTTGGTTCACTTCGTATATGGAAAAGGTACAAGAAAGTAGAAATTAAAAACGGACTACTCCCTAATTTTACTATGTGGCATAGTATGCACATTTCACTTTCATACTTTTAGCAGGTGAGACAAACCCTGTCACTAAGCaaactcgctctctctcttttattccCTCTTGAAAAATCTGATGACTGGTACAGTTTAAGGACCAGGTGGTTAGAGAGGCGGTAGAGAAGATTTGTAGGGAGTTTTCCGGACAGTGCTGCATCCATAAGCCAGTGGAAGCAGAGGCACAGATTCCTGAGGTCACCTCATCCACTCTCCCTGGGGCACCAAGTTCAGCTCCAGCCTGCAGCAGCTGCCGTGGCCAGACTGCAGGAGGTGGATACCAATGCAGGTTAGAGAGATCTGAATAATAGATGTCTGTACTTTGATATTATGCTTAAATACTTTGCTTCTATTGTAtactaaaagaaaacaaacgttTGCTTAAGAATGACTTATTTGTTAtactgtcatttttttgtgaatagTGGCAAGTTTCCATTGTAATTTTATATATTCTAACTGAAAGTAAAATAACAGCCAATCAggaaacaaagatatttaacaATGTGGTGCGCAATAGCAAATACAAAGCAAGCAAGCAAGTGTATGTCTTGTGTGTCACTTGGCATgtagaaatatatttttgattaCATTTTGTGCCTGACTGAAACTGCcaacttttctttttactttgtTACACAGTGTGTGTACATCCTGCACTCTGTGTGAGCCTTGTAGCTTCTCACACGATCCAAGCCACAACCTTGTGAGAGCCAGAACCCCCCTCTCTATTCCTGAACACGGCTCCCCAGCTCCAGACCACAGCAGGTGGGCCTGATCTCATGAGTGGTTTAAAATAAAGTTCAAAGCAGACCAAAAATACACGAATCAACACATTTTTTCTCCCGCTGAAGGTTCTACAGAAGGGGTGACCGGAGCTTTCGTAAAGCAGAGAAGCAGCGTCTTAAAGCTGAGAAGCGGCAGCTTAAGGCGGAAGTGAAGGAGATCAGGAAGCAGCTGAGGATGGAGAGGAGAGGGCTGCAGTGGAACGCAGCTGGTGAGGGAAGCTCCTCACCCGTCCTGTTACAGCCGCGGGCCACACAGGCAAACAGCCCAGAGTAAAAATTTATACTTCTCTTCAACCGGAGGTTACTGATCTTTTAATGCAAGAGCTAAATGTTTTTATGCcatttttattaaaggggtcatgtcaTATTTTAATTTCTCGGTTCAATTTTTTCTCCTGTGGTCTGTTTTTGTAGCCTACATTCAATGAATTGTTATATTTAGACAATCATGTGATCAAATCTAATGAAAAACAACTTCATTTAAAATAGAAACTAGATTTTTGTTTGTGATTGCAGTCGTCCTAAGCGTCCGTGTCCTCTGGCCGTGCCAGCCATGACAGCTCTACTTCTGGATGAAAACCTGCCTGATGGATCACGTCTACGTCCTGGGACCAAGTTCATCAAATActggaaaatgaaaaacagtggAAGATTGtgctgggactcagagaccaaggtacacacgcacacacacacacacacacacacacacacacacacacacacacacacacacacacacacgctttggttgactatccccgtggggacagtccatacgcgtaatgtttttatactgtacaaactgtatattctatcccctacccctaacccaacccctaaacctaaagatcatagaacatttttgcatttttagatttgtaaaaaatattgttctgtacaatttattagcttttttgcccgtggggacctcaattttggtccccacggtgacacgagtccccatgtgttggtgtgcgttcaggtttaggtccccaccgggatatacaaacatgaacgaacacacacacacacacacacgcacacacacacacaaacacacacgcgcacacacgcacacacacacacacacgcgcacacacacgcgcacacacacgcacacacacacgcacacacacacacacacacacgcatacacacgcacacacacattcataataAAACATGCAAACCTGAGTGTGTCTCTTCCTCAGCTGAAGTTCATGTGGGGGAATCTGGCAGTGGGTTCGGGTGAACGATGGCGAGAGGTTGCGGTACCCACGCTGCAGCCGGGTCAGGTGGGTGTCGTCAGCGTGGCGCTCTGCGCTCCAACATTAGAGGGCACCTATACCTCCCACTGGCGTCTGGCACATAGGGGCGAACAGTTCGGGCCACGTGTGTGGTGTAGTATCGTTGTGGATCCAAATGCTCCTACAGCTATCTGTGCTGATGGGCTTCTGGTGTCTCCCTGCGTCACTCCACAGGTAAGGCAGCTGGGTAGCGATTAATGTAGTATATACTTAATTGTAGTAAAGTTTTGTTACCTGTGGCATGAAATTTATGTTACTGTGTCTTTCAGGAAAAGTCTTCCCGCACtttggagagagaggagaaatcCCAGGCTGCCTCAAGAGACCAACTGCTCTTATCCGTGAACCAAGACTGTGATCAGGAATTCTACATTCCATCTGTGGACTTACTCACAGCTCAGGTATGGTCttgactagggctgtcacgattatgaaatttaattaacgattaattgtctaataaatcattgcgattatgacgattaattgtatgttttagggctttgacgattatgacgattaattgtctgtttttgagctttgacatttaattctcatacatttttgattcagcgattggaacgaccatattgttctgaatgcaagactatgtttttttcttggaaatacatcggaaaaaattgggtcatcatatatttaaggtttaggcttttacctgtcaataatacagccaccaaatacttgtaaattaagtaaattgatcaggtgtgaattgaagccaccattaaaatgctatcagtcttagaaaagcttctagtctgtttttttctcacttgcaagactacaattaaattttacttgtgtgttaatgacattttggtagactggttttcacactgagatttgcttaaataatattaaattgtactgcaggtaatttgtatatgttttagttattTGTGATTGTggtttttaagtgattgtgttgtggtggtacattttacaagtattattatgctttagtaacaatatatacactaaaatatgcaatatgcagtgtagcgaggaaggcggggcgagagccgtggggcgagtaaggcggtcgcacag
Proteins encoded in this region:
- the nbr1b gene encoding next to BRCA1 gene 1 protein isoform X3 encodes the protein MDFYINVKVNFRGNAKSFLLSGSETKSWESMEAMVKRSFGLCHLQLTYFDEENEEVSLNSQLEYEEALKGAARQGNRLQMNVYETRGSTARVPGPGPPPGSGVGLGHVKPGSVGEPKKGFRPPQYCPTLAQVVLVNEAKGGKVEDKTPPAWFTSYMEKFKDQVVREAVEKICREFSGQCCIHKPVEAEAQIPEVTSSTLPGAPSSAPACSSCRGQTAGGGYQCSVCTSCTLCEPCSFSHDPSHNLVRARTPLSIPEHGSPAPDHSRFYRRGDRSFRKAEKQRLKAEKRQLKAEVKEIRKQLRMERRGLQWNAAGEGSSSPVLLQPRATQANSPDRPKRPCPLAVPAMTALLLDENLPDGSRLRPGTKFIKYWKMKNSGRLCWDSETKLKFMWGNLAVGSGERWREVAVPTLQPGQVGVVSVALCAPTLEGTYTSHWRLAHRGEQFGPRVWCSIVVDPNAPTAICADGLLVSPCVTPQEKSSRTLEREEKSQAASRDQLLLSVNQDCDQEFYIPSVDLLTAQDLLSFELLDINIVQELESVPNNTPADITPCISPLPHDGPLQEKPTLGLIQEETEAQGVNTILDVTQGTELEGVPAQEKGDESIIEPQFVSPSVIRSLTLSEATEHGTLCGRCPATVVRPSPQGSVSLCERKADRVPETGIITAHLKTEAVQVSTPAPPHEETTEIPAPLLAVPTDLIATDEGHESDIEQIMMEPATGEQVEEEEEELDRKEEVKDAEAAKEIRSRTSSASSEDYIIILPDCFDTSRPLGESMYSSAMSQPEEEPAEGAIEGEKLESVEAAELQSPTAAAVNSDANDMLCASQTLDAVPLTPVIVVAPKPSIKSCPEVKNGAEEQEENDPSESEDPKEKVDANPNQSDPENSPVTVAKSETDELRANSITGGLVKGALSVAASAYKALFTGQTGSEKLPEDAASHDAMMAVLVEMGFGDRALNQRLLQKHNRNLLDVVNELVQMTDNDWYTTRY
- the nbr1b gene encoding next to BRCA1 gene 1 protein isoform X1; amino-acid sequence: MDFYINVKVNFRGNAKSFLLSGSETKSWESMEAMVKRSFGLCHLQLTYFDEENEEVSLNSQLEYEEALKGAARQGNRLQMNVYETRGSTARVPGPGPPPGSGVGLGHVKPGSVGEPKKGFRPPQYCPTLAQVVSRKVQAAVPEEGLVLVNEAKGGKVEDKTPPAWFTSYMEKFKDQVVREAVEKICREFSGQCCIHKPVEAEAQIPEVTSSTLPGAPSSAPACSSCRGQTAGGGYQCSVCTSCTLCEPCSFSHDPSHNLVRARTPLSIPEHGSPAPDHSRFYRRGDRSFRKAEKQRLKAEKRQLKAEVKEIRKQLRMERRGLQWNAAGEGSSSPVLLQPRATQANSPDRPKRPCPLAVPAMTALLLDENLPDGSRLRPGTKFIKYWKMKNSGRLCWDSETKLKFMWGNLAVGSGERWREVAVPTLQPGQVGVVSVALCAPTLEGTYTSHWRLAHRGEQFGPRVWCSIVVDPNAPTAICADGLLVSPCVTPQEKSSRTLEREEKSQAASRDQLLLSVNQDCDQEFYIPSVDLLTAQDLLSFELLDINIVQELESVPNNTPADITPCISPLPHDGPLQEKPTLGLIQEETEAQGVNTILDVTQGTELEGVPAQEKGDESIIEPQFVSPSVIRSLTLSEATEHGTLCGRCPATVVRPSPQGSVSLCERKADRVPETGIITAHLKTEAVQVSTPAPPHEETTEIPAPLLAVPTDLIATDEGHESDIEQIMMEPATGEQVEEEEEELDRKEEVKDAEAAKEIRSRTSSASSEDYIIILPDCFDTSRPLGESMYSSAMSQPEEEPAEGAIEGEKLESVEAAELQSPTAAAVNSDANDMLCASQTLDAVPLTPVIVVAPKPSIKSCPEVKNGAEEQEENDPSESEDPKEKVDANPNQSDPENSPVTVAKSETDELRANSITGGLVKGALSVAASAYKALFTGQTGSEKLPEDAASHDAMMAVLVEMGFGDRALNQRLLQKHNRNLLDVVNELVQMTDNDWYTTRY
- the nbr1b gene encoding next to BRCA1 gene 1 protein isoform X2, with translation MDFYINVKVNFRGNAKSFLLSGSETKSWESMEAMVKRSFGLCHLQLTYFDEENEEVSLNSQLEYEEALKGAARQGNRLQMNVYETRGSTARVPGPGPPPGSGVGLGHVKPGSVGEPKKGFRPPQYCPTLAQVVSRKVQAAVPEEGLVLVNEAKGGKVEDKTPPAWFTSYMEKFKDQVVREAVEKICREFSGQCCIHKPVEAEAQIPEVTSSTLPGAPSSAPACSSCRGQTAGGGYQCSVCTSCTLCEPCSFSHDPSHNLVRARTPLSIPEHGSPAPDHSRFYRRGDRSFRKAEKQRLKAEKRQLKAEVKEIRKQLRMERRGLQWNAAGEGSSSPVLLQPRATQANSPDRPKRPCPLAVPAMTALLLDENLPDGSRLRPGTKFIKYWKMKNSGRLCWDSETKLKFMWGNLAVGSGERWREVAVPTLQPGQVGVVSVALCAPTLEGTYTSHWRLAHRGEQFGPRVWCSIVVDPNAPTAICADGLLVSPCVTPQEKSSRTLEREEKSQAASRDQLLLSVNQDCDQEFYIPSVDLLTAQDLLSFELLDINIVQELESVPNNTPADITPCISPLPHDGPLQEKPTLGLIQEETEAQGVNTILDVTQGTELEGVPAQEKGDESIIEPQFVSPSVIRSLTLSEATEHGTLCGRCPATVVRPSPQGSVSLCERKADRVPETGIITAHLKTEAVQVSTPAPPHEETTEIPAPLLAVPTDLIATDEGHESDIEQIMMEPATGEQVEEEEEELDRKEEVKDAEAAKEIRSRTSSASSEDYIIILPDCFDTSRPLGESMYSSAMSQPEEEPAEGAIEGEKLESVEAAELQSPTAAAVNSDANDMLCASQTLDAVPLTPVIVVAPKPSIKSCPEVKNGAEEQEENDPSESEDPKEKDANPNQSDPENSPVTVAKSETDELRANSITGGLVKGALSVAASAYKALFTGQTGSEKLPEDAASHDAMMAVLVEMGFGDRALNQRLLQKHNRNLLDVVNELVQMTDNDWYTTRY